AACGCCGCCGGGTTTTCCCGGTTTTTTACGTGATCTTTCGCCGGAAGCCATCAGCCGGCTGGGCGATCAGGGTTTGCGCGAGCATTTGCTGGCGCAGGCCCGGGCCGCTCACGCCCGCCATGCGCCGCTCACCTTTGAAAAACTGCCGCAACTTCTGGCAGATCCGGATTGTGTACGGTATCCGGTGCGGTTGATGTTTGAAGTGGGACCGATGGCGCCGCATCAATTTGCCGAGCCGGGCCCGGATCCGCAGGAGCCGGCCGGCCCGGCGCGGGTGTTGTATGTGCGGCCCACCCTGTGGGACAAACCGGACCTGCTGCCGCTGGCCGTAGCCTACATGATTCCGGTCATCAACTACGGGGAATTGATAAAGGATGATCATGCCTTGCTGTACGGCGCGGCCTTGTTGGGCCTGACGGAGGAGGATTATTATGAGCAATTGTGCGCCATGGCCGATGCCTGCGGCGTGGCCCCGAGTCCTTAAGCCCTGACGGCGAGCCGGGTGTTGCCATCATGATGAAGTCAGTCCCGAGCAATTTTTCATGGCGATGGGCATTCGTGCTGGGCCTGCTGGTGGGGACAAGCCTCGGAGCAGGTTGCCGCACCGCCCTCCAAACCGCCCCTGTTCACGCGTTGCCGGCGCGTGCCAGCCTGGAGCAGGAGGGAGTGGTATTGGCGGCGGTGACGGCCTTGGGCGGGGGTGAATATGTGGCGGCGGACGCCCTGGGGGAGGTGGTCCTCAAGCAGTTTCGGGAGGTGCGCCCCTGGCTGAAAGTCCTGTCCCTGGAGGACGCCCGGCGGGCCATGACGCAAAATCGCCACGCTGAGCTAATGAAAAAAGTGGCCAAGACGGGCCGTTGGACGGAGGAGCATTTGGCAGAGTTGAGTCCCTTGACCAATGTGGCCCGTTATGCGCTGGTCGTGGACGTCGCCCGCTCGCAGGAGAGCCAGATGGTTTATCGCAATTATCAGGAGGAATATCTCTATCATGGGGCGGTGGGCACTCCCATGACTTATGAGGTGATCAGCGGTGGGCGGCGCACAGTGACATTGGTGTTTTATTTGTGGGATTTGCGTCAAGGCAAAACCCTCTGGGTGACCTCCGGCACGGCTTCGCGCCGGGCCGCGGTGCGCCAGAGCGGTTATGAGTCACTTTACCGGCCTGCGCCTGCCGCGGGGATCCCCTCGGTGGTGGAAGTGAGCGAGAGTATTGCCCGCCAGGCGGCGCGCCGTCTGCCGCGATGAGTGCCGCTCCACAGCCAGAGCTGGAGAAACGCCCGCCGTCATGCCCCGTCCCGCGGCATCCGTGCAATACGCTGTGGTGGAATCGCTGGCGCTACACCCTTTGGGCGCCCACGTATGATGCGGTGGCGGGCAGTTTCAATTGGGCACGGCAACGGGCCATCGAGTGCCTGGCGCTGCAGCCGGGCGAACGATTGTTAATCGCCGGCGCCGGGACGGGGCTGGATTTGCCGTATGTCCCCCGGGGGGTGCAGATCACGGCGGTGGATTTGACACCGGCCATGCTCAAGCGGTTGGAAGCCAGGGCGGCCAGGCTGGGCATGACTGTGGAGGCGCGCGTCATGAATGTGCAGGCCCTGGAGTTTGCGGAGGCCTCCTTCGATGCGGTGCTGCTCCATCTCATTCTGGCTGTGGTGCCGGATCCGATTCAATGCTTGCGCGAAACGGAGCGCGTTTTGAAACCGGGAGGCCAGGTCTCTGTCATGGACAAATTCCTTCCCCCGGCCGGTTGGGCGCGTCTTCTTCTCAAACTGGCCAATCCGCTGCTGGGATTAATTGCCAGCGAGGCCAATCGCGAGTTGGCGCCCATCGTCGCCGCCACCCAACTTGAAATTGTGCGTGATGAAGCCGCTCTCGGGCGGGGATGGTTTCGGTTGGTGCTATTACGCAAACCCGCGGCCTGATGTCTCGGCGTTTGAGCACCGCCCCCGGCCGCCTTGTGATTCTGGCGGTGATTATTTCAGGGTTCCCATAAAACCGCCATACGGGAGCATTTTTATGGTGGGTGATTGGCCGGACTGCCATGTCAGGCGTTGCGCGTGGAAGCTGCGTGCCTCCTGGCCATCGCCAATGAGCAGTAATTCGCCCCGGTTTGCTTTCAGCCAGGGACCGAACTCAAGGCGCACTTCGCGGGCCTGGTTCTGGCCGTTCACCCCCGCAAGGTACCAGATGCCGCCCCGGCGTCGGGCCAACACGACGAATTGGCCTGGGTAGCCGGCGAGAAAACGGGTGTCATCCCATGCCACGGGCAGCTCTTTGAGCCATTGTTTTGGTTCTGCGGGCAGTGCCCGATACGCCTCCGGTTTGTCGGCAAAATGAACCCAGCCCGATTCAAACAGGGCGGCCAGGGCCAGTTCGTGGGCGTAGGTGGTGAGATGCTTGTGATTATGCTCGGTGAGCGCCACAGGGGTGTAATCCATGGGCCCCACCACGTTGCGGGTAAAGGGGGTGATGGTGTTCTGCACGGGCGCTCGCTGCGGGAAGTCGCTGGTGAAGATGTAGTTTTCCGCTCCGCGCACCGCCTCCATGCTCAGCAGGTGTGGATAGGTGCGGGACCAGCCGCGGGGGAGAGTGCAGCCGTGAAAGTTGACCAGAATCTGGTAATCGGCAGCGTCTTGCAAAATCTGGTGATAAAGCTGGATGACGTTTTGTTTGTCGCTTTGAAAGAAATCCACCTTGATGCCTCTGACCCCGGATTTCTTGAGCCAGTCCAGTTCAAAGCGCCGCACTTCGCGGTAGGTCAGGCAATCCCGGGGTTTTTCGGTTACGATGTTGTGGGGGCCGCCGGAATTGTA
This sequence is a window from Verrucomicrobiia bacterium. Protein-coding genes within it:
- a CDS encoding class I SAM-dependent methyltransferase, translated to MSAAPQPELEKRPPSCPVPRHPCNTLWWNRWRYTLWAPTYDAVAGSFNWARQRAIECLALQPGERLLIAGAGTGLDLPYVPRGVQITAVDLTPAMLKRLEARAARLGMTVEARVMNVQALEFAEASFDAVLLHLILAVVPDPIQCLRETERVLKPGGQVSVMDKFLPPAGWARLLLKLANPLLGLIASEANRELAPIVAATQLEIVRDEAALGRGWFRLVLLRKPAA